The sequence GGAAAATGTCTTTCAAGAGCCTTACACAGTTAATCATGGTAAATGAGAAATTGCCTGTGACTCTTTCAAGGAACAAAGTCTTCTGAACATGATTGTTTTCTGAATGGGATGCAATACTGCATTAATATTTCAACAGACTGTTTTAGGAATGTCTTCCAGAATAGACACAAGATATtaacagcaaacaaaaaacaaaacaaatagtgGAAATGAATGTTTGTGCAAGGATTATGTAAATATATTGGAATTTCCAGAGGTAGCAGGATATCTGACAAATTTCACAGCTATAGATGTTAGTTTTTATTGCCTACTGATCTTGAAAGTCTTTTGTTATTTGCCTACAAATACAATACTGGGTTCTGATGTTCCAACGTGGTGGTTACTGTTCACACCTCCTTTTTGCCATCATTGAGAAAAAGAGAgtgcttcattttaaaaacaacaactgaataaTTCAGTTATAatgtggaattttatttctctctccccggcccctttctctctctctgctcaatTAGCTATTAGATTATGTGACTACAACATTACTGTTCTCTGACAGAAATGTCAACAGCAACTTGATATCGTGGAATAGAGTTGTTCTGCTGCATGGTAAAGTTtaaattttactgttttataCAGGACTGAAGTACTTATAGGCTTTATATAGCACCCTTAAAGTGCTGAAAGTACTTCACGTGTCTTGGCCTCATTTGTATATGACACATAGCCATAGTTTActttaaccatggtttgtggTTGTTGAACCAAACCACAAGTTAGTGTATATTTTAATGTACGAAACGAGTCTTAAAATACTAGACAGAAGTAAATTGCTACAGTTTCATCAAACATGTGAAGCATACAAAGGCCAAAACCTCACTTTAGTTGGAGATGATGATTAAACTTGTTAGcccctgctttgggggggggggcaaaaagtaactcaaagcaacttacaaaattaGGTATGTGTTCAATACTTAAGTTTTCTGTACTGTAATTGCAGGTCCTCCAGGAACTGGTAAAACTTCGCTATGTAAAGCACTGGCCCAGAAGCTGACTATTAGACTTTCTCATAGGTAATTCAGACAACTGTTTGGTATCTTAAAAGTTAAAATAGTACCTAGTCTAAGAGCTCTGCTTTTCAAAAGTAGACTATTCCTGTGCTATGCGGCTCCTTTCCATTTTCCTGTGACTTGCAGGAGAGAATTTTCCAGCAGATTGTTCCTCGGACATCTTCCCTCTGTTTTGTGCCTCTTCACTGGCAAGATGAACTCTTGGATGGAAGAAATTAAAAGCAATGCTATACATTTGTATTAGAAAGTGAGAAAATATTATGCCCCAAAGTAATTGAAATAACTTAGCTATTGAAATTCTAAATTATTTAACAAATAATGATAGGTTGAGCACTTTTTATAATGACAAGTTGGGCACGTTTTCAGTGGGGATCTAAGAACATACCTAGGTGCTTGCAGCTTTAATGGGAAAGTTAACAGGCTGGACCATGCTGTGTGAACTTAGATTTCACCAGGGTCTTTGGGGAAATGCCCTTACGGATAAGTTGGAAACATAGCAAGTTGTCCTGTGCCGTCAGCATTTGTTTGCCTCACTCAGCATTGTTGACAGTGACTCCCCAGTGTTGCAGACTACCCGCTCTGGCTGTAGATGCCACTGAGGACTGACCCAGGGACCGTTTGCAAGTGGAGCATCAGGCTGCAGCCCTTGCCCTCGACTTAATTTCACTTTCTGCAGGGTTATGACTGCACTCCTGGATTTTTCCCTTTGAGCTATATGAGCACCAGCAGCATTAATGATTCTCCTGCTTTTACTGAGCTGATTTTTCACTTAAATTTTAGGTATCGCTATGGACAGCTGATAGAGATAAACAGCCATAGCCTCTTCTCCAAGTGGTTTTCTGAGGTAAGTATTTATGCAGCATTCTTAGCAGTTTTGTGATTCAGAGAAtgtttcctagaatcatagaattatagaatcatagagttggaagagaccacaagggccatcgagtccaaccccctgccaagcaggaaacaccatcagagcactcctgacatatggttgtcaagcctctgcttaaagacctccaaagaaggagacttccTGCCTATGCAGTGGTTTAAAAATGCTGTCGAATTTGTCCAGTAGCTAGGGTTCTTATGCTGTGTTTTAGCACATGGTTCTTTTTACTTTTTGGTGTAAAAGTAAATACTGTCTCCATGAAAATAATGTTCTCCAGTACAGCCCTTTAGACACAATGAAGTGGATTGTGGAGATTGTACAAAAAGGGAGCTGCCTCATGTGACAATGCACAGTAAGAAAAATTGCAGAGGCTTAATGTGGAGTGAATGGCTAACCCTCCTTTTAGCACAGGAACCCTGTCCTTTCTCCAGCCTTCTGCTTCTTGCACCACCAGGATATCTCTGCAACATGTACTTGGTCTATTGCAGCAATTGACAACCTTTTAGGCCACATTTGGATTTCTGAGAAAGTGCCATGGATACTACTCCCTCTAGTCGctgctcttccccttccctcGCTTGGATCAGGCCTCTCTGAGAGAcagaaaacatgcacacacaacactttttttaaaaaaaacccccacatttctaaatatattgACAAAGTTGTGTCAAAGTATATAAAGCAAAATTATTAGTTATAACAGATATGCAATGATTGTGCATTGCTTAGATTGGTGACCATGagtaaaatgtattttgtatcagTAACAATAAGTATTCATAGGAATTTTTAGGAAGGgggtgaggaagagaagaaggaagaaaataaaatgtgtaCTTCATGCACGCCAACTGTGCTGTAAGCTTTGGGTTCTGTTCTACCATATACCTCATTATTTGTGTAATCAATAAAGACACATTGGGCTACATAAAAATTCTCATGTTTCTTTTGACCTCTTGCTTCTTTAATTTTTGCGACAATTTTTCCAGTAACACTGTTTGGCAAATTGCTGGTCCATGAGTAACAACTGTAACGATTTCCATGTCCTGACAATAATTGTTCTTGCAGTGGTTAATAGATGTATTATGAGTCCGTTGTTCTAATTTACAACATTTCGTGACTTTGCAAGTTCAGTAGTGCTAGTCTGTCTGCCTTGTAATCAAAGGTATTTCCGTAAATACAAGGGATCTGTGTAAAGCCTGGATCCAATAGACCTACTCCGAATcctgaaaagcacatagagctgaaaaaggaagtgggaaagagtgtccGCCTTCCAGCTTCCTTTGGTGCTATGTTttccaggaagaaaaagttaacttcCTTCACCACCTTATATCTGGTGAGGGAGAGGTTTTATGGCTGATTTAGCATATTGTCTAAGACTGCAATTCTGTACttgcttacctgggaataagtccaacAACACAGTGGATTGTGGTGCTAGAAGAGGAACAAAGCAGGAAACCTATCTTACCTTCTCCTAAAACCACAGAGAAGGAACTACAGTGGGAACAAATCAGCAACTCTGCCTGATGCTCCCTGTTAGCAAAAAAATGTTTGTTCATTCTAAGCCAGATGGGGAGCACTGTGTGTGCAGTCTCACCTGCAAATTCCATGAGTATCCTCTGCCACCTAGGCTTCTTGGAGGCCCCATCTGCCTCATGGCCCTGCGCCCTGCTAGAATGTTAACACCCCTTTTCAGGTTCTCCATCATCCCCACCAAGGGAGGTTGAGCCCCCAGGTCAAGAACAGTTCTGTTTCTGCTGCCGCTATAGCTgttgtggcggcagcagcaagtGCCCATGTTTGGTCACCAGAGGTGATTGGGAAAGTGCCAAATGGCAAGGCTGGGAGAGCAGAAAGGAATGCATTATTTTATATACATCCATTTTTCCCCCTCAGAGTGGCAAACTGGTTACCAAAATGTTCCAGAAGATTCAAGAATTAATTGATGACAAAGATGCCCTTGTATTTGTACTGATCGATGAGGTATGGCCACAGCATcattttaaatgttaaaacaCTGGCTGCATTACATTTCTGGGTCATGGTGGGAGATAAAATGACAGAAGGGGCAATTTTGATTGGCAAGAAGATTATCATATTATTTTAGCATAACTTATTTTTAGTCCCTTTTTACATTTATGATAATGGTGTTTGAGAGTTGCTGTAGATGGCAACTTAGTTTAGGAAAGTCCTAAATGTGACTGACTGAGTTGTTTTGCATGGATGCCTCCTGAATGTAGGACAGAGTAGCTGTACACACATTAAATACATGTGCTACAGTGATTACTGTTCCTAAAAATCTGTGAGAGAgctagttttgtttgtttttgtttaaggtGGAAAGTCTCACAGCAGCACGTAGTGCTTTTCGGGCAGGGACAGAACCTTCTGATGCCATCCGGGTTGTAAATGCAGTCTTGACACAAATCGATCAGATCAAAAGGTAACAAGCTACATTTATAACTTTTTCTGGAAGGGTATAAATTGCCTAGGAACAACTGAAAGGCACAAAAGCAAAGGCGCTACTTTACAAGATCTGATTAGTAGATCCTAATAAGGCAATGTTTATATCCTCCCATCTGGCATAAAATATGATCAGATGATATTTGCCATTCTTACAGGATAATTGCTCCATCCAGGTTTCATTGGAAAGCATCCAGATTCATTTGTCCAGTTCTGAGTGGGTCCCTTTAGTTGTTGAGGCAGTAGGTATCCCCACAACACAGATGTGCAGTCCCAGTGTCCTTTGGAGTCCTCTAAACCTCAGCTTTCACCTTTTAGATTCAAAGTACGTTCTTAGCTATTGTAGTCGCAGAGTGGCATGGCAAAAATTTCAGATTAAATCCTTCAGGTGCAGTCACCAGCCATGTACCCAAGAGGCTATCAATGCAAATGTAACTGACAGTGGAAACTTTCATGTGTTGAACCTATGAAATGAGTGTTACAAcatctgtgtgtgtttcttaaaGGTATCCTAATGTAGTTATCTTGACGACCTCAAATATCACGGAGAAAATTGATATGGCCTTTGTGGACAGAGCAGATATCAAGCAATACATTGGCCCACCTTCTGCTGAAGCAGTGTTCAAAATATATCTTTCTTGCTTGGAGGAACTAATGAAGGTAAGCTCTCAGAAGCTCTTATCATCCACATTGTATCAAATCCTTAGAGGCACGACTAGCATCCTagaattccaacaaaacattagaaCGTGGGCCCTCACAGTAAAACGCTGTGTATGTGTGagactgttaggatatagttccattccacctttagaacagatgtgtggattgttgtatgtcacatgtctgtttacttccagcacagtctgctggggacttccgttgtatattgcttttgttatgctgctgtttgcttagacacgaagggaagcagacatgttttccctttgttcctgatgctgaataaacgcctgtaaatatgcttacatatgcctctgcccgccacttccgttgtgaaaagttattcactctgctgattagagcgtgctcAGTCTCTGAAGGCTTCTGAGGCTTGAGTTGCTGATAGATGCTGTTCTGAGAACCGGAGTTCGCCCGGCCGCTGGCCggtggctgaagccagctggggcctgccaaatgcccccgtctccccagaCGCATCCCAACAGAGACTTCAAAGCCCTCTTTGCTCAAGCAGGAGCCAGCCCCAAGTCAGTGCAGAGGGGGGTGTTGGTGAGGCCTCCCTCCTCTAGCAAGTGACAGTGTGGTCAGGCTGGCTCTGGCTTTCCCCTGGCTGTGAGAGAAGGTGAGGTTTGCTGAGCTGTCCGATTGGGTGCCCAGGCTTTCTCCACCTCCCATGCAGCTATAAAGGGAGGGCTATCTTGTGATCAcctgccaccttctgagggaaggaggagaaaaggactgggcagctgctGAAGCTCAGCAGAGCCATGAGGAAAATCCTAGGGGCACCTCAACTCTCTCCCTTTTTCTCAGTCCTGGAATAGGGAAGTCATTGTTCCCTTTGAATGAGCAACCTGACCCTTAAAGGAAATGGAACAcattccttctcttccctccaccccacatgAGCCCAGAGCATCTGTTTCAGAGCAGAGGGAGGGAAGCCTGAGCAGTTCGTTTCTACCACTTTTCAGGGTTTTAAAAACCTtttggttttttcaaaaaataaaaacctgtttCTCCATACCTTGGTGTTTGCATACCTTGAGTATATTTGTTCCTGTTGTTGCCTTTCTGCTTACAGATGTTTGATTATCGTTGTTCCATCATTTACCTCTGAATGCTCATTATGTTACTTACCTGCGCTAGATATTGGTGAGCTGCTAGTAGACAGCATGTGgggagtttttaaaataaaaaatgtaatttGTTTTTGGGTTGTAACCAGGGCCCCCAAGGTGGTATACAAAACATTCAAACAAACCAGATTGAGAAAAGAActctgtgtgtgggtgtgtgggtgtgtgggtgtaagCAAAATTCTGAGGAGTGGAATAACCTCCACAATCTGCAAATCATTAAGAGCTGTGTGGAATAGACATTGTTTTTACTTCCCACCTGAAGGTGAACCCAGGTGAGGCCAGTCTCACCTCCCTTGGGAGGGAGTTTCACAGTTGGAGTGATGCTGTGTATTCCCCCCAACCTTTGTTATGTTTTGAGTAGTAATGCGCTTGTGAGATTTATACATTTCTTACAGATAAGATCTTTTCCCTCCCAAGTGCCAGATAATATATCCTCGACAGCAGCTGCTGACACTCCGTGAGCTGGAGGTGATTGGTTATTTAGACAGTGATGTGTCAAAACTGAGTCTCATATTGAGAGAAATTTCAAGGTAGGATTCCTGGTTTCATTTAATCTGTCTTTTAATTTTACCCTCACATGTAAAGTGAAGGTTGTAGTTCTTCACTTACTCTCCCATGAAATCAAATGCTTGTGTTTTCAGAATACAGGCCAAAGTGAGAAATTCGCCTCTGCTGCTTCTTGATGGATCTATGCAGGTTTAGTACTTTTGGGGggtaaaataagcaaataatgcAGCTTCTAATAGGGTAATAAAATTCCCTGATTTTTAATGAGCTTTTTGCTAGAGGAAAACTATTATAACTTAGTGCAGCACTGAAAATGCAAGTGCTTATGGCAAGTATGAATTGCGTCCAGGTGAACCAGAAGGGGGAAGCCTTTCCAAAGGGAAATTAACTGGTCATCTTCTTCCACATGTGATCAACATAGGTATGTGGGCCACTGCATTTTATGGTCTAGGACAGGCTTCcttaaccttggccctccagatgtttttggcctacaactcccatgatccctagctagcaggaccagtggtcagggatgatgggaattgtagtctcaaaacatctggagggccgaggttgaggaagcct comes from Podarcis raffonei isolate rPodRaf1 chromosome 13, rPodRaf1.pri, whole genome shotgun sequence and encodes:
- the TRIP13 gene encoding pachytene checkpoint protein 2 homolog isoform X2, whose amino-acid sequence is MDKAAGDLKLDLHNGCESLQIHVEVHQKSDSTAKKEDIKLGVLKLLERHPVVFGDYKWTEFDDYFLTNNVQSIAVVDTELKLKERQAINLSKCSLSIHIFHLGEEGPSAENLEAEDENIVAANHWVLPAVEFHGLWESLIYDAEIKSDLLDYVTTTLLFSDRNVNSNLISWNRVVLLHGPPGTGKTSLCKALAQKLTIRLSHRYRYGQLIEINSHSLFSKWFSESGKLVTKMFQKIQELIDDKDALVFVLIDEVESLTAARSAFRAGTEPSDAIRVVNAVLTQIDQIKRYPNVVILTTSNITEKIDMAFVDRADIKQYIGPPSAEAVFKIYLSCLEELMKCQIIYPRQQLLTLRELEVIGYLDSDVSKLSLILREISRKSEGLSGRVLRKLPFLAHALYIQSPNVTTTAFLQALSLVVDKQFEERAKLADCV